In Triticum urartu cultivar G1812 chromosome 6, Tu2.1, whole genome shotgun sequence, the following proteins share a genomic window:
- the LOC125513098 gene encoding defensin J1-2-like, whose product MASYMKKVAEGPLGTGKAFICLSLLMLLVLSSEKMESYGCIKRKSGKWLNDTCFIPGTCNAPCRDEGFDSGHCKNLWTCICYKNCTGLSL is encoded by the exons ATGGCATCGTACATGAAGAAGGTTGCTGAAGGACCACTGGGAACTGGCAAGGCTTTCATATGCCTGTCGCTGTTGATGCTGCTCGTGCTGTCATCTG AAAAAATGGAGTCGTATGGCTGCATAAAGCGGAAGAGCGGGAAGTGGCTCAACGACACTTGCTTCATACCAGGCACCTGCAACGCACCCTGCAGAGACGAGGGCTTCGACAGCGGCCATTGCAAGAACCTCTGGACATGCATCTGCTACAAGAACTGCACCGGCTTATCCCTCTAG